A genomic window from Desulfuromonas thiophila includes:
- a CDS encoding helix-turn-helix domain-containing protein yields the protein MIRFHLKKLISDWEFSKGRRLTFDELSQSTGIHRTTLSRIANLKGYNTTTDNIDVICRFFGCEVGQVMEYLADD from the coding sequence ATGATCAGATTTCACTTGAAAAAACTAATCTCAGATTGGGAGTTTAGTAAAGGGAGGCGATTGACCTTTGATGAGTTGTCACAGTCAACTGGCATTCACCGGACGACCTTGTCGAGAATTGCTAATCTGAAAGGCTACAACACGACAACTGACAACATAGACGTGATCTGTCGCTTTTTTGGGTGTGAGGTTGGTCAGGTGATGGAATATCTTGCTGATGATTGA